A single region of the Candidatus Poribacteria bacterium genome encodes:
- a CDS encoding 7-cyano-7-deazaguanine synthase, with amino-acid sequence MRKILVAMSGGVDSSVTAAMMVDAGYDVTGITMRLGAPDTIE; translated from the coding sequence ATGAGAAAGATTCTCGTCGCAATGAGCGGTGGCGTAGACAGTTCCGTCACTGCTGCTATGATGGTAGACGCTGGCTATGATGTCACGGGCATCACCATGCGCCTCGGCGCGCCCGATACAATCGAGG